One Danio rerio strain Tuebingen ecotype United States chromosome 9, GRCz12tu, whole genome shotgun sequence genomic region harbors:
- the LOC141376225 gene encoding WD repeat, SAM and U-box domain-containing protein 1-like: protein MHFVCVFDSTFICQQTEVLVMASLLCSLQDHSDDINCCALSDRFLASSSGDKSVRVYSCADFSVLLFSPLRANTYGVHCCCFSFCGRFLASCSTDARIIILSTYTGAAVAELEHPARAPVRVCVFSPDSRFVLSGASDGTVAIWDVMSKKMQRSV, encoded by the exons atgcattttgtttgtgtgtttgacagCACTTTCATCTGCCAACAG ACAGAAGTGCTCGTCATGGCATCACTGCTCTGCTCTCTTCAGGACCATAGTGATGACATAAACTGCTGCGCGCTCTCGGACCGCTTTCTGGCCTCCAGTTCAGGAGATAAGAGCGTGCGCGTGTACTCGTGCGCGGACTTCTCGGTGCTGCTCTTCTCCCCGCTGCGCGCGAACACGTACGGCGTGCACTGCTGCTGCTTCAGTTTCTGCGGCCGTTTTCTGGCGTCCTGCTCCACGGACGCGCGCATCATCATATTGAGCACGTACACTGGCGCAGCGGTGGCGGAGCTGGAGCATCCAGCGCGCGCTCCGGTTCGAGTGTGCGTGTTCTCTCCGGACTCACGCTTTGTGCTGTCGGGCGCGTCTGACGGGACTGTGGCGATCTGGGATGTGATGTCAAAAAAGATGCAAAGGTCAGTTTGA